Sequence from the Ochrobactrum vermis genome:
CTTCGTTCGCTCCTATCTCGACGAAGTCCTGCGCGACACCATCGGTTATGCTGCGGTTGAGATGATCCGGCGCACCATCGGTCCAGCTCATACGCTCGACTATGAACTTATCACGGATCATGCACTTCGGGCGAAAAGTGAAGCTGCTGTTCTTGCTTGCGCCACAGGTATGTTGGCACGACCGTTTTCGATCCGCACGATAAGTGACGTGTGCTGCTTCGGTCAGGAGTGTGAGGCGCTATAGCTGGAATGGCCTAACTGTCATTTACCAGGGACTGAAACACACGGCGAACCGTAGCTTCCAGTTCTGTTGCACGATGGCCGACATGCTCGATCAGGGAAAGAATTCGTGATTCCGGTGGCTGGCCGAATGGCAGGCACTTCAGGTGCTCTGCGAGTGGAGGGGACAAGAGACGCTGCGGAATGACCGAAACTCCAAAGCCCTGAGAGACCAGTTGCTCTATCGTATCGAGGGAGTCGATTTCCATGCCGTCGGTGGGGTAAATGGCTTGTATCTGCAAGTCTGCTGCGATCTTCTGCCCCAGCCATGCACGTTTATTAAATGCGATGAAAGGTAACGCTGTTACGAGTTCTACGGCTGAAGTTACGTGTTTCAACGATTGCGGGCCAACGATGAAAAGCGGTTCCCGCGCGATCTCGGTAACATTCAGCTCCGGCATTTCCGTGCTAGGGGAGGTGATCAGTGCGAAATCTATTTCGCGCCGCAGCACGGCTGTAGCCAATTCGCCGGACAGGCCGGATTTGATATTGATCTGAAGATCGGGAAAGACGTCCCGCAACCGGCTGATTACGCGGGGCAGAATACGTGTCAGGGTTGTCGGAACAAAACCGATCGTGATCGACTTCGCGATATCCATACCCTTTGCAATTCTACGGATACGCTCTTCCAATTCCAGAATCTCTTGCGCAATTTCGGCAATAGCAAATCCCTCGACCGTCAAGGTTGGCGGCCGCGTGGTGCGATTGAAAAGATTGATCCCAAGCTCCTGCTCCAGCCGAAGCATTTGAATGCTTACGGCTGAAGGGCTGAGCCCGATCTGATCTCCGGTTGAAGCAAAACTTTGTTGCTTCAGGAACGTCACAACGGTTCTGAGTTGGCGGATATTCATGCAGTGAGGCCCTCTGGAGAAGATTTATCGTGAATATTTGTCATGATAAAATGCACTTCTTTAAACTGGCAACACTTCTTTTCAGTATCTAGAATGCAAGCATGATGAGTTCAGCCCACACAGATCCAGTTTCCACCGGCCCTCTCCACGGCGTCAGAGTACTTGACCTGTCCCGCATTCTTGCAGGACCGACATGTACGCAATTGCTCGGCGATATGGGGGCGGACATCCTCAAGATCGAGCGACCAGAAGAAGGGGACGACACACGAAGCTGGGGCCCCCCGTTTGTCACAGGTCCGGATGGCGCTTCGACACGGGAAAGTGCTTATTATCTGTGTGCCAATCGTAACAAAAGATCGCTTGCCCTCGATATTGCCAACCCCGATGATGTGAAGAAGCTTCGAAAGCTTGTCAGAGAATGCGACATTGTGGTGGAAAATTTCAAAGTCGGAGGCCTGCGTAAATACGGGCTGGACTATGAGAGTCTGATTAAGGACAAGCCGGATCTCATTTATTGTTCGATCACCGGTTTTGGTCAGACTGGTCCGAATGCGGCTAAACCCGGTTATGATTTGCTGGCTCAGGCTTATGGTGGGATCATGAGCCTGACTGGTGAACCTTCTGGGGAGCCGATGAAAGTCGGCGTCGGTGTTGCGGATGTTGTCTGCGGTCTTTATGCCGCCACCGCTATCCTGGCTGCATTGCGCCATCGTGACCAGACCGGCGTCGGCCAGCACATCGATATTGCGCTCGTCGATTCACAGATCTCCTGGCTTGTGAATGCGGGTACCTACTATCTGTTGTCCGGCAAGGCACCGGCAAGATATGGCAACCAACATCCGAATATCGTTCCATATCAGGTTTTTGAAGTTGCCGATGGGCATGTCGTGGTTGCAGCGGGCAAT
This genomic interval carries:
- a CDS encoding LysR substrate-binding domain-containing protein → MNIRQLRTVVTFLKQQSFASTGDQIGLSPSAVSIQMLRLEQELGINLFNRTTRPPTLTVEGFAIAEIAQEILELEERIRRIAKGMDIAKSITIGFVPTTLTRILPRVISRLRDVFPDLQINIKSGLSGELATAVLRREIDFALITSPSTEMPELNVTEIAREPLFIVGPQSLKHVTSAVELVTALPFIAFNKRAWLGQKIAADLQIQAIYPTDGMEIDSLDTIEQLVSQGFGVSVIPQRLLSPPLAEHLKCLPFGQPPESRILSLIEHVGHRATELEATVRRVFQSLVNDS
- a CDS encoding CaiB/BaiF CoA transferase family protein, giving the protein MMSSAHTDPVSTGPLHGVRVLDLSRILAGPTCTQLLGDMGADILKIERPEEGDDTRSWGPPFVTGPDGASTRESAYYLCANRNKRSLALDIANPDDVKKLRKLVRECDIVVENFKVGGLRKYGLDYESLIKDKPDLIYCSITGFGQTGPNAAKPGYDLLAQAYGGIMSLTGEPSGEPMKVGVGVADVVCGLYAATAILAALRHRDQTGVGQHIDIALVDSQISWLVNAGTYYLLSGKAPARYGNQHPNIVPYQVFEVADGHVVVAAGNDRQYRSFCDIIERPDLATDARFKTNAARIENREVLIELLERELKSISRQRLVDGMEGAGVPGGPINTLSDVFVSDQVESRGMKISVPYPTSHSGHVSLIGNPIKFSHTPVTYRRAPPTCGEHTNEILEQFGLMDSEPQPTME